One window from the genome of Paracoccus zhejiangensis encodes:
- a CDS encoding DUF899 family protein — MTETLSPADELAALKPATWPNESAEYRKARTAQLDLLDEQRRHIQRVAARRRALPPGGEVPQDYRFEGADGSVTLSRMFGDHDTLIIYCMMYGPERKAGCPMCSAMLDAWDGEARHIQKRAALAVVAGSPIARILDYARDRGWTGLQFYSDPSGDFWADYNHDRDADDPAYVVFRRDPDGTLRHFYSAEGGTEIADPGQDPHNAPDMNPLWVLRDTTPEGRGAEWYPRLDD; from the coding sequence ATGACCGAAACGCTCAGCCCCGCCGATGAACTCGCCGCGCTGAAGCCGGCCACCTGGCCGAACGAGAGCGCCGAGTATCGCAAGGCACGCACCGCGCAGCTCGATCTCCTCGACGAGCAGCGCCGCCATATCCAGCGGGTCGCGGCCCGGCGCCGCGCCTTGCCGCCGGGGGGCGAGGTTCCGCAGGATTATCGCTTCGAGGGTGCGGACGGGTCGGTCACACTGTCGCGGATGTTCGGCGACCACGACACGTTGATCATCTACTGCATGATGTATGGGCCAGAGCGCAAGGCCGGCTGCCCGATGTGTTCGGCCATGCTCGATGCCTGGGACGGCGAGGCCCGCCATATCCAGAAGCGCGCGGCCCTGGCGGTCGTCGCCGGCTCGCCGATCGCGCGCATTCTCGACTATGCGCGCGATCGCGGCTGGACGGGCCTGCAATTCTACAGCGATCCGTCTGGCGACTTCTGGGCCGACTACAATCACGATCGCGACGCCGACGACCCGGCCTATGTGGTCTTTCGCCGGGATCCTGACGGCACCCTGCGCCATTTCTATTCGGCGGAGGGCGGCACCGAGATCGCCGATCCCGGCCAGGATCCGCACAACGCGCCGGACATGAACCCGCTCTGGGTGTTGCGCGACACGACGCCCGAGGGCCGCGGCGCGGAGTGGTATCCCAGGCTCGACGACTGA
- a CDS encoding LysR substrate-binding domain-containing protein, which translates to MSALPSLNALRAFEAVVRTGSFRAAAEALFVTQSAISHQIRQLEEYFGTPLFARDGNRPRPLPHAEELARRLSLSFAEMTAACQTIKERRISQPLVIAAIPSVAVCWLIPRLARFREAHPELEIRIIYAMHGRDIDFHDVHLAFVFARGMPALPGITAEPFLPGDSVPVCSPPVAARLGQGDRAGAIAALGLLHDTDLSGWQSWFARAGAGDHPPPAGPVFEDFNLLRAATLSGQGVALCPEAMIRDDLDAGHLVCLSQTSVLEEFGYYLLWGPLTVSSMQSNAKTFRDWVFVERDGADQTAH; encoded by the coding sequence ATGTCCGCGCTTCCTTCGCTCAACGCCCTCCGCGCCTTCGAGGCGGTGGTTCGCACCGGATCCTTCCGCGCTGCCGCCGAGGCGCTGTTCGTGACGCAAAGCGCGATAAGCCATCAAATCAGGCAACTTGAGGAATATTTCGGCACGCCGCTTTTCGCGCGCGACGGCAACCGCCCGCGCCCCTTGCCCCATGCCGAGGAACTGGCCCGCAGGCTTTCCCTGTCCTTCGCCGAGATGACGGCGGCCTGCCAGACGATAAAGGAGCGCAGAATTTCTCAACCACTTGTCATCGCGGCCATTCCCTCGGTCGCGGTGTGCTGGCTCATTCCCCGGCTGGCGCGCTTCCGCGAGGCCCATCCCGAACTCGAGATCCGCATCATCTATGCCATGCATGGCCGCGACATCGATTTCCACGATGTCCATCTGGCCTTCGTCTTCGCCAGGGGCATGCCCGCGCTGCCCGGAATCACGGCAGAGCCCTTCCTGCCCGGCGACTCGGTCCCGGTCTGCAGCCCGCCGGTGGCCGCGCGGCTGGGGCAGGGCGATCGCGCCGGTGCCATTGCGGCGCTTGGGCTGCTGCATGACACCGATCTGTCGGGCTGGCAGTCATGGTTCGCCCGAGCAGGCGCGGGCGATCACCCGCCACCCGCCGGACCGGTCTTCGAGGATTTCAACCTGCTGCGCGCGGCGACGCTTTCGGGACAGGGGGTGGCGCTCTGTCCCGAAGCCATGATCCGGGACGATCTCGACGCTGGCCATCTCGTATGCCTGTCGCAGACTAGTGTGCTGGAGGAGTTCGGCTATTATCTGCTCTGGGGACCGCTGACCGTCAGTTCCATGCAATCAAACGCCAAGACTTTTCGGGATTGGGTCTTTGTCGAGCGCGATGGCGCGGATCAAACGGCCCACTGA
- a CDS encoding cation-translocating P-type ATPase, producing the protein MSADEVLRALGTMPAGLDAAEAAARLERHGPNRLPEPPRPSALARLARQFGNLLIVVLIIAAGITALLGHWIDTGVILAVVIVNAVIGFVQEGRAEQAMEALRDMLAPRASVLRGGQRQGVDASQLVPGDIVLIEAGDRVPADLRLIEVANLTAEEAMLTGESLPVRKALAPVAAEAPLGDRSSMAFSGTMIAEGTGTGVVVATGPATQIGRISDMMSAVEVLTTPLIAQMSRFAKVLTGFVLAVAALVLAFTSLVRGTPFAEGFIVVVGLIVAAIPEGLPAVLTVTLAIGVQRMAARSAIIRRLPSIETLGAVSVICSDKTGTLTRNEMVVARIATAEGDAEVGGAGYAPEGDVTGASGAALPGLGRIAALCNTAHLRHDGAWRVEGDPMEGALLALAGKLGAPWQDRPAPEAAIPFDARYRYMAVLQDGMILLKGAPEAVLSRCDSALGATGPLDRAAWEERAEAIAADGMRVLALAQKPHDGPALDHADVEAGLVLVGLVGLIDPPRPEAIAAVADCRRAGIAVKMITGDHAGTAAAIGRQIGLARPDRALTGAQIDALDDEALIGAAAGTDVFARTSPEHKLRLVMALQAPGAVVAMTGDGVNDAPALKRADAGIAMGQKGSQAAREASDLVLADDNFASIVEAVRQGRTVYENLKKVITFLLPVNGGESMSLIIAVLFALTLPITPLQILWVNMLSSVALAMALAFEPPEKGVMARPPRPASAPILSRFVLWRIMLVSVLFTIGIFGQFEMALATGADLDVARTMAVNTLVAMEVFYLFSVRYRHGASATVEGSRGTPAVLIALAVVLALQALLTYAPPLQALFGAAALSLSQLATCAAAGAVLLAVLEFDKRAAAFWKRSPTGDTA; encoded by the coding sequence ATGTCAGCGGACGAGGTGCTGCGGGCACTAGGCACCATGCCTGCTGGGCTGGATGCGGCCGAGGCCGCCGCGCGTCTTGAGCGGCACGGGCCGAACCGGCTGCCCGAGCCGCCCCGGCCTTCTGCGCTGGCGCGGCTTGCGCGGCAGTTCGGCAACCTGCTGATCGTGGTCCTGATCATCGCTGCAGGGATCACGGCGCTGCTGGGGCACTGGATCGATACGGGCGTCATCCTCGCGGTGGTGATCGTGAACGCGGTGATCGGCTTCGTTCAGGAAGGACGGGCCGAGCAGGCGATGGAGGCGCTGCGAGACATGCTGGCGCCCCGCGCCTCGGTCCTGCGGGGCGGGCAGCGGCAGGGGGTGGATGCGTCGCAGCTTGTGCCGGGCGACATCGTGCTGATCGAGGCTGGCGACCGGGTGCCGGCCGACCTGCGACTGATCGAGGTGGCGAACCTGACCGCGGAAGAAGCGATGCTGACGGGCGAGTCCCTGCCGGTGCGCAAGGCGCTGGCCCCGGTCGCGGCCGAGGCGCCGCTTGGCGACCGCAGCTCGATGGCCTTCAGCGGCACCATGATTGCCGAAGGCACCGGCACCGGCGTCGTAGTGGCGACGGGGCCGGCGACGCAGATCGGCCGCATCAGCGACATGATGAGCGCGGTCGAGGTGCTGACGACGCCGCTGATCGCCCAGATGAGCCGCTTTGCGAAAGTGCTGACCGGCTTCGTGCTGGCGGTCGCGGCCCTGGTCCTGGCCTTCACCAGCCTGGTCCGCGGCACGCCTTTCGCCGAGGGCTTCATCGTCGTCGTCGGCCTGATCGTCGCAGCAATCCCCGAGGGCCTGCCGGCGGTCCTCACAGTCACCCTCGCCATCGGCGTCCAGCGGATGGCCGCGCGGAGCGCCATCATCCGCCGCCTGCCATCCATCGAGACGCTCGGCGCAGTTTCCGTCATCTGCTCGGACAAGACCGGCACGCTGACCCGGAACGAGATGGTCGTGGCGCGCATCGCCACAGCCGAAGGCGATGCCGAAGTCGGCGGCGCCGGCTACGCGCCCGAAGGCGACGTCACCGGAGCGAGCGGTGCGGCGCTGCCTGGCTTGGGGCGCATCGCGGCGCTCTGCAACACCGCGCATCTCCGCCATGACGGTGCTTGGCGGGTCGAGGGCGATCCGATGGAAGGGGCGCTGCTCGCACTGGCCGGCAAGTTGGGCGCGCCCTGGCAGGACCGCCCCGCGCCCGAGGCGGCAATCCCCTTCGACGCGCGCTATCGCTACATGGCGGTGCTGCAGGACGGGATGATCCTCCTGAAGGGGGCGCCCGAGGCCGTTCTGTCGCGTTGCGACAGCGCCCTTGGCGCCACCGGGCCGCTGGACCGCGCTGCGTGGGAGGAACGTGCCGAAGCCATCGCGGCAGACGGGATGCGCGTTCTGGCACTGGCGCAGAAGCCGCATGACGGGCCGGCCTTGGACCACGCGGATGTCGAAGCCGGGCTTGTCCTTGTCGGCCTCGTTGGCCTGATCGACCCGCCGCGTCCCGAGGCGATTGCCGCCGTGGCCGACTGCCGCCGCGCCGGCATCGCGGTCAAGATGATCACCGGCGATCACGCGGGCACCGCCGCCGCCATTGGCCGCCAGATCGGGCTGGCGCGCCCGGACCGCGCGCTGACCGGGGCGCAGATTGACGCGCTGGACGACGAGGCGCTGATCGGCGCCGCAGCGGGCACCGATGTCTTTGCCCGCACCAGCCCCGAACACAAGCTGCGCCTCGTGATGGCGCTTCAGGCGCCGGGGGCCGTGGTCGCGATGACCGGCGACGGCGTGAACGACGCGCCTGCGCTGAAGCGCGCAGATGCAGGCATCGCGATGGGGCAGAAGGGATCTCAGGCGGCGCGCGAGGCGAGCGATCTGGTGCTGGCGGACGACAACTTCGCCTCGATCGTAGAGGCGGTGCGGCAGGGGCGGACCGTCTACGAGAACCTCAAGAAGGTGATCACCTTCCTGCTGCCGGTGAACGGCGGCGAAAGCATGAGCCTGATCATCGCCGTCCTCTTCGCGCTGACCTTGCCGATCACGCCCCTGCAGATCCTGTGGGTGAACATGCTCAGCTCGGTCGCGCTGGCCATGGCGCTGGCCTTCGAGCCGCCCGAGAAGGGCGTGATGGCACGCCCGCCGCGTCCGGCCTCGGCGCCGATCCTGTCGCGCTTCGTGCTCTGGCGCATCATGCTGGTCTCGGTTCTCTTCACCATCGGCATCTTCGGACAGTTCGAGATGGCGCTGGCGACAGGGGCGGATCTGGACGTGGCGCGGACCATGGCGGTCAACACATTGGTCGCGATGGAGGTGTTCTATCTCTTCTCGGTCCGTTACCGGCACGGCGCCTCGGCGACAGTGGAGGGCTCGCGGGGCACGCCGGCCGTCCTGATCGCGCTGGCCGTCGTGCTGGCATTGCAGGCGCTTCTGACCTACGCGCCGCCGCTTCAGGCGCTGTTCGGCGCGGCTGCGCTTTCCCTGTCGCAACTGGCCACCTGCGCCGCTGCGGGCGCCGTGCTTCTGGCGGTGCTGGAATTCGACAAGCGCGCGGCCGCCTTCTGGAAGCGCAGCCCGACAGGAGACACCGCATGA
- a CDS encoding aminopeptidase P family protein, with translation MERERLQNYVGNGAQVRPTFTQAEMQRRLDALRTAMAGTEIDAALFTSYHNINYYSDFLYCQFGRRYGLLVDHQAMTSISAGIDGGQPWRRTFGGRNLTYTDWRKDNYFHAIRQLTGGVRRLGIEFDHVNIDLLNLLKAEFPQMEFVDIAQPAMRLRMVKSPEEIAHIEKMTAIADLGGAAVVEAVQVGVPEHEVALHSTATMVREIARTWPHAELLDTWTWFQSGLNTDGAHNPVTSRRIERGDILSLNCFPMVAGYYVALERTLFAETASNAHLRLWALNCKVHDRGKELLVPGNRCSDIAKELNEIYAAEDLLQYRSFGYGHSFGVLCHYYGREAGLELREDCDTVLEPGMVVSMEPMITIPEGMPGAGGYREHDILVLTETGNRNITGFPYGPEHLIVDHGAKVAC, from the coding sequence ATGGAACGCGAACGGCTTCAGAACTATGTCGGCAATGGCGCACAGGTGCGGCCCACCTTCACGCAGGCGGAGATGCAGCGGCGGCTGGATGCCCTTCGCACAGCCATGGCCGGCACGGAAATCGACGCGGCGCTGTTCACCAGCTATCACAATATCAACTATTATTCGGACTTTCTCTATTGCCAGTTCGGGCGCCGCTACGGGTTGCTGGTGGATCATCAGGCGATGACCTCGATCAGCGCCGGGATCGATGGCGGCCAGCCCTGGCGGCGCACCTTCGGCGGGCGCAACCTAACCTATACCGACTGGCGCAAGGACAATTACTTCCATGCCATCCGGCAGCTGACCGGCGGCGTCCGGCGGCTGGGGATCGAGTTCGACCATGTGAATATCGACCTGCTGAACCTGTTGAAGGCGGAATTTCCCCAGATGGAATTCGTCGATATCGCCCAGCCCGCGATGCGGCTGCGGATGGTCAAGTCACCCGAGGAGATCGCGCATATCGAGAAGATGACCGCCATCGCCGATCTTGGCGGCGCGGCGGTGGTCGAGGCGGTGCAGGTCGGCGTGCCGGAACACGAGGTCGCGCTGCATTCCACCGCGACCATGGTGCGCGAGATCGCCCGCACCTGGCCACATGCGGAATTGCTGGACACATGGACATGGTTCCAGTCCGGCCTGAACACCGACGGCGCCCATAATCCCGTCACCTCGCGACGGATCGAACGCGGCGACATCCTGTCGCTGAACTGTTTTCCGATGGTCGCCGGTTACTATGTCGCGCTGGAGCGCACGCTGTTCGCCGAAACCGCCAGCAACGCGCATCTGCGCCTGTGGGCGCTGAACTGCAAAGTCCATGACCGGGGCAAGGAATTGCTGGTGCCGGGCAATCGCTGCAGCGACATCGCGAAAGAGCTGAACGAGATCTATGCCGCCGAAGACCTGCTGCAATATCGCAGCTTCGGCTATGGCCACAGCTTCGGGGTGCTGTGCCATTACTATGGGCGCGAGGCCGGGCTGGAACTGCGCGAGGACTGCGACACGGTGCTGGAGCCGGGCATGGTCGTCAGCATGGAGCCGATGATCACCATCCCCGAGGGAATGCCCGGCGCCGGCGGCTATCGCGAACATGACATTCTGGTCCTGACCGAGACCGGCAACCGCAACATCACCGGCTTCCCCTATGGCCCCGAACATCTGATCGTAGACCATGGGGCGAAAGTCGCCTGCTAG
- a CDS encoding NAD(P)-dependent oxidoreductase, whose product MRLFVIGASGGVGRCLLERGAARGHAITAQSRSGNGLVPGAALHVVKGEPTDAPFLRQHMTGHDAVVFCLGIDSRAPTTLFSDTTAAVVEAMDAAGLRRLVAVTGIGAGDSTGHGGLVYNRIIFPLFTRNRYLDKDRQEGMIERSRLDWTIVRPAPFARTSGAGPLRVVTQIPPGLQLRRVTRQEVAGFILDCLEKVSFLRQKPFIGHE is encoded by the coding sequence ATGCGGTTGTTCGTCATTGGGGCGTCAGGCGGCGTCGGCAGATGCCTGCTGGAACGGGGTGCGGCCCGTGGGCACGCGATCACGGCGCAGAGCCGCAGCGGAAACGGCCTGGTGCCCGGTGCGGCTCTTCACGTCGTCAAGGGTGAGCCGACCGATGCGCCATTCCTTCGCCAACACATGACTGGTCATGATGCCGTCGTCTTCTGCCTCGGCATCGACAGCCGCGCGCCGACGACCCTCTTCTCGGACACGACGGCGGCGGTGGTCGAGGCGATGGACGCTGCAGGCCTCCGGCGGCTCGTTGCGGTGACCGGCATCGGAGCGGGTGACAGCACGGGGCATGGCGGGCTCGTCTACAACCGCATCATCTTTCCGCTCTTCACGCGCAACCGCTATCTCGACAAGGACCGGCAGGAGGGGATGATCGAGAGAAGCCGCCTCGACTGGACGATCGTCAGGCCGGCGCCGTTTGCCCGCACCTCCGGGGCTGGGCCGCTTCGGGTGGTGACGCAGATCCCACCGGGGCTGCAACTGCGAAGAGTGACCCGCCAGGAAGTCGCGGGCTTCATCCTGGACTGCCTCGAAAAGGTCAGCTTTCTGCGCCAGAAGCCCTTCATCGGGCATGAATAA
- a CDS encoding acetate/propionate family kinase has product MRVLVFNAGSSSLKLGVFDGEQQVFKASFDRFGPEGCDLKIGGETSRAPQPDLAGAIAAVPALLDRHGVEKIDAVGHRLAHGGTGFTAPVRIDDEVETRIEALTPLAPLHNPAMLQAVRLARQLWPDLPQVAVFDTSFHLTNPARATTYAVPKAWREAGLRRFGFHGTSHRYVAQRAAEALGQDAKDLRIVSIHLGNGASACAVQYGRSIDSSMGMTPLEGLVMGTRSGDVDPGAFGFLQRELGLDIPQIEAALYADSGLKALTGSADMRDVEDRAAAGDLEAQLAINIYAYRARKYLGAYAAAMGGLDAVVLTGGIGENSASMRRRICDGLGFLGLMLDDDLNRAPDLTDRAAPQIQAQGSRVAVIVTETAEQLMIAREVRQLLLRSAPVPRSIPVAVSGRHVHLSADAVEALFGPGYRLNPGAPLRQPGNWVAEERLSLEGPKGRLERVAILGPLRPRTQIEVSRTDSFALGLDAPVRDSGKLDGTPSVRLIGPAGQLDCNGLIVAARHIHTSPADAEAMGLTDGSLIRVRVTGAGGRDLVFDRVLIRVAPGTVTEMHIDTDEANAAGISGAGEGELAGKAVAEL; this is encoded by the coding sequence ATGAGGGTCCTCGTCTTCAACGCCGGCAGCTCCAGCCTGAAGCTGGGCGTCTTCGACGGCGAGCAGCAGGTCTTCAAGGCCAGCTTCGACCGTTTCGGCCCGGAGGGTTGCGACCTGAAGATCGGCGGTGAGACCAGCCGCGCCCCGCAGCCGGATCTCGCTGGCGCCATCGCCGCCGTTCCGGCGCTGCTGGATCGTCACGGCGTCGAGAAGATCGACGCTGTCGGCCACCGATTGGCGCATGGCGGAACCGGCTTCACCGCCCCGGTGCGGATTGACGACGAGGTCGAGACCCGCATCGAAGCGCTGACGCCGCTGGCGCCGCTGCATAATCCGGCGATGCTGCAAGCGGTTCGGCTGGCGCGGCAGCTGTGGCCCGACCTGCCGCAGGTCGCGGTCTTCGACACCAGCTTCCACCTGACGAACCCCGCACGCGCCACCACCTACGCCGTGCCCAAAGCGTGGCGCGAGGCCGGGCTGCGGCGCTTCGGCTTTCACGGCACCTCGCACCGCTACGTCGCTCAGCGCGCGGCCGAGGCGCTTGGCCAGGACGCGAAGGACCTCAGGATCGTCAGCATCCACCTCGGCAACGGCGCCAGCGCCTGCGCGGTGCAATACGGGCGCAGCATCGACAGCTCGATGGGGATGACGCCGCTGGAGGGGCTGGTGATGGGCACGCGCTCGGGCGATGTCGATCCCGGCGCCTTCGGCTTTCTGCAGCGCGAGCTGGGGCTGGACATTCCGCAGATCGAGGCGGCGCTTTACGCAGACAGCGGCCTCAAGGCACTGACAGGCAGCGCGGACATGCGCGATGTCGAGGATCGCGCGGCGGCGGGCGACCTTGAGGCGCAGCTGGCCATCAACATCTACGCCTACCGGGCGCGGAAGTATCTCGGCGCCTATGCGGCGGCGATGGGCGGGCTGGATGCGGTCGTCTTAACCGGGGGGATCGGCGAGAACTCGGCATCGATGCGGCGGCGCATTTGCGACGGGCTGGGCTTTCTGGGGCTGATGCTGGACGACGACCTGAACCGCGCGCCCGACCTGACCGATCGCGCTGCGCCGCAGATCCAGGCGCAGGGCAGCCGCGTCGCGGTCATCGTGACCGAAACAGCCGAGCAGCTGATGATCGCCCGCGAGGTGCGCCAGCTTCTGCTCCGGTCCGCGCCGGTCCCGCGCAGCATCCCGGTGGCCGTCTCGGGCCGCCACGTCCACCTGTCGGCCGATGCGGTGGAGGCCCTGTTCGGCCCCGGCTACCGCCTGAACCCGGGGGCGCCCCTGCGGCAGCCCGGCAACTGGGTCGCAGAGGAACGCCTCTCGCTGGAGGGGCCGAAGGGCCGGCTGGAGCGGGTGGCGATCCTCGGCCCGCTGCGCCCGCGCACCCAGATCGAGGTATCGCGCACCGACAGCTTCGCGCTTGGACTCGACGCGCCCGTCCGCGACAGCGGCAAGCTCGACGGCACCCCCTCCGTGCGCCTGATCGGGCCGGCCGGGCAGCTGGACTGCAATGGCCTGATCGTCGCCGCGCGGCACATCCACACCAGCCCCGCGGATGCCGAGGCCATGGGCCTCACCGATGGCAGCCTCATTCGTGTCCGAGTCACCGGCGCGGGCGGCCGCGACCTGGTCTTCGACCGCGTGCTGATCCGGGTCGCACCCGGCACGGTGACGGAAATGCATATCGACACGGATGAGGCCAATGCCGCCGGCATTAGCGGCGCCGGAGAAGGAGAGCTGGCAGGAAAGGCTGTTGCTGAACTCTGA
- a CDS encoding IS256 family transposase, with translation MLGDAGLMKELKVRLMERMLGAELTAHLGYEAGAVPPAEQSNRRNGVAAKRVKGSDGEVPLLVPRDRDGSFEPELVKKGQTRIDGVDDKIIGLYAAGLSVRDIQAHLEELYGLRVSPDLISRVTDAMLGEVREWQHRALDRMYPIVIFDALRVKIRDADSRMVKNKAVYIALGVTREGEREVLGLWIADNEGAKFWLSVMNELRNRGVQDILIAVVDGLKGFPEAITAAFPETMVQTCIVHLIRHSMNFCSWKDRKAVAADLRPIYEAPTAEEAARQLEVFEEKWAGKYPSIAPAWRRAWAEVTPFYAFSAAIRKIIYTTNAVESLNRVLRKTLKTKGSFPTEEAATKLIFLAIRNFEKGGRAVREWVAARNQLAIMFAGRFDA, from the coding sequence CTGCTGGGCGATGCCGGGCTGATGAAAGAGCTGAAGGTCCGGCTGATGGAACGGATGCTGGGGGCCGAACTGACCGCCCATCTGGGCTATGAGGCCGGTGCGGTGCCGCCAGCCGAACAGAGCAACCGCCGGAACGGGGTTGCGGCGAAGCGCGTGAAGGGTTCGGACGGCGAGGTGCCGCTTTTGGTTCCGCGTGACCGGGACGGCAGTTTCGAGCCGGAGCTGGTGAAGAAAGGCCAGACCCGGATCGACGGGGTGGATGACAAGATAATCGGGCTCTATGCCGCCGGGCTGTCGGTGCGCGACATCCAGGCCCATCTGGAAGAGCTTTATGGCCTGAGGGTCTCGCCCGACCTGATCAGCCGTGTCACCGATGCCATGCTGGGGGAGGTCCGGGAATGGCAGCACCGGGCACTGGACCGGATGTATCCGATCGTCATTTTCGACGCGCTGCGGGTTAAGATCCGCGATGCCGACAGCCGGATGGTCAAGAACAAGGCCGTTTACATCGCCCTCGGCGTCACCCGCGAGGGGGAGCGGGAGGTTCTGGGCCTGTGGATCGCCGACAACGAGGGGGCCAAGTTCTGGCTGTCTGTGATGAATGAACTGCGCAACCGGGGCGTTCAGGACATCCTGATCGCCGTTGTTGACGGGCTGAAGGGCTTCCCGGAGGCTATCACCGCGGCCTTCCCCGAGACCATGGTCCAGACCTGTATCGTCCATCTGATCCGGCATTCGATGAACTTCTGCAGCTGGAAGGACCGCAAGGCAGTGGCCGCCGATCTGCGCCCGATCTACGAGGCCCCGACCGCCGAGGAGGCCGCCCGCCAGTTGGAGGTATTCGAGGAAAAGTGGGCCGGGAAATACCCGTCCATCGCCCCGGCCTGGCGCCGGGCATGGGCCGAGGTCACGCCGTTCTATGCCTTCAGCGCGGCGATCCGGAAGATCATCTATACGACCAACGCAGTGGAATCGCTGAACCGGGTGCTGCGGAAAACGCTGAAGACCAAGGGCTCCTTCCCGACCGAGGAAGCTGCCACGAAGCTGATCTTCCTGGCCATCCGCAACTTCGAGAAGGGCGGCCGCGCCGTCCGGGAGTGGGTTGCGGCCCGCAATCAGCTGGCCATAATGTTCGCCGGGCGCTTCGACGCCTGA
- a CDS encoding alpha/beta fold hydrolase: MGPLRYTEFLTLPGPKAMIFAHGFGCDQNMWRFVWPAFANEYRVVQFDHVGCGGSDLSAYDASRYASLDGYADDLREICHELDITHGVFVGHSGPVHLGLYAQRRRP; this comes from the coding sequence ATGGGCCCGCTCAGATACACAGAGTTCCTGACACTCCCCGGGCCGAAGGCCATGATCTTTGCTCACGGCTTCGGCTGCGATCAGAACATGTGGCGCTTCGTCTGGCCCGCCTTTGCCAACGAGTATCGCGTCGTGCAGTTCGACCATGTCGGCTGCGGCGGCTCGGACCTGAGCGCCTATGATGCGAGCAGATACGCCTCCCTGGACGGCTATGCCGACGACCTCAGGGAGATTTGCCATGAGCTTGATATCACCCATGGCGTCTTTGTCGGCCATTCAGGTCCTGTTCACCTCGGGCTATACGCGCAACGCCGTCGTCCATAA
- a CDS encoding SDR family NAD(P)-dependent oxidoreductase, with product MTDLRFDFSGRTAVVTGAASGIGREIALELGRSGALVVVSDLQEDGCQRVVGEITEAGGQARVFPADVTDEAAMKGLVAFAEAEGGGLHMAVNNAGVGGPSLPTGEYPAEDWRRVIDINLNGVFYGMRWQIPAMERAGGGAIVNMSSILGSVGFANAAPYVAAKHALLGLTKTAAMEYAQKGVRVNAVGPAFIDTPLLSANLSAEVMAGLAALHPMGRIGTPAEVSALTCFLLSSRASFITGSYHLVDGGYTAP from the coding sequence ATGACCGACCTTCGCTTTGACTTCTCTGGCCGCACGGCCGTCGTCACCGGCGCCGCCTCGGGGATCGGCCGGGAGATTGCGCTGGAGCTTGGGCGCTCGGGCGCGCTGGTCGTCGTCAGCGACCTTCAGGAAGATGGCTGCCAGCGGGTGGTCGGCGAAATCACCGAGGCCGGGGGACAGGCGCGGGTCTTTCCTGCGGATGTGACGGACGAGGCGGCGATGAAGGGTCTCGTTGCATTTGCCGAAGCCGAAGGCGGCGGGCTGCACATGGCGGTGAACAACGCCGGGGTCGGCGGGCCGAGCCTGCCGACCGGAGAATATCCGGCCGAAGACTGGCGGCGCGTGATCGACATCAATCTGAACGGTGTCTTCTATGGCATGCGCTGGCAGATCCCGGCGATGGAGCGCGCCGGCGGCGGGGCGATCGTGAACATGTCCTCGATCCTCGGCTCGGTCGGTTTTGCCAATGCCGCACCCTATGTCGCGGCCAAGCACGCGCTCCTGGGGCTGACGAAGACGGCGGCGATGGAATATGCGCAGAAGGGCGTGCGGGTGAACGCGGTCGGGCCGGCCTTCATCGACACGCCACTCCTGTCGGCGAACCTCTCGGCCGAGGTGATGGCGGGGCTGGCCGCGCTGCATCCAATGGGCCGTATTGGCACGCCCGCCGAGGTCTCGGCCCTGACCTGCTTCCTGCTGTCCTCGCGCGCGAGCTTCATCACCGGCAGCTATCACCTCGTCGATGGCGGATATACCGCGCCGTGA